TCGATGCCGCCTTCCTGGGCCCCGGATTTGTGCTTGTATTCTATCCCGCCCAGATAAAGCTGGGCGGTACCGGTGATCGTGCTGTCTGATGGATCGTAATTGAGCCCGTCGACGTTGACCGAATCCAGCCGGGGCTCGCCAGAGGGAATGTAGGCATTGTTGAAATAATCGCCTTTGAGGGTATAGGGCATGCCCTTTTCTATCGACATGCCGGCCTTCAGGATCGGGATCTCAAAGTTGGCGCTCAGCACCAGGCTGGTCTGGGTGCCCGACAGTTTGCACTCAAAATTGTCGCTGAACATTGAGCTGTCAAAACTGCTGTGAACCTGAATGCTGTCGATCCTGATGCCATCGATGGTGTCGCCCACTATCCCGCTCAGGTCCTGGATCCGGGCCGAAGAATTGATGGCAAAGTTCCCGGTGGCCGAGAGCTTGGTCATCTTGATCCCCATTCCCAGTTTAAAGGGCCCGAACTTGGTGCCGCTGCCCAGGAATATTGGGGTGTTCATGATGCTGACATTGCCCTGGCCGCCCATGGTGATGACCCCGGTGCCGGAGACCCTGAGGTTGACGATTATCGGATAGGGAAGGCCGGGGACCATGGTGTTGTCCAGCTGGTAGGGATAATCATAGGTCATCTTCTGGGATATCTCCACTATGCTGGTATCCAGTCCCATCTCCATGCCGGAGCCGCGCTGTATGGCTATCCCCAGCCCGAAGGGTCCGGCCTTGCCGGCCACCCCCACGTAATCCAGGCCGCCCATGTCGGTCAGGGTCAGGGTGGTGGGCACCTTGATGGAGGGCGAAGCCTCGGAACTGTCTATGATCTTTATCTTGAAATCATTGCTGACGTCCTTGGAAAGGCTGCCGGCCACGAAGACATCCAGCCCCTGGGTGCGCTCCAACCCGGCCGGATTGATCATCATCCCCACCGCCCCGTGGGCCTGGACGATGTCCAGGAACCCGTGGTCCAGAAAGTAGAGGTTCAGGTCCGGAGTGCTCATCTTGATGTAAAAGCTCAGGGTGCTGTCTATGGTTTGAGCGCACAGCCCGCCGGCCAGCGCGGCCAGCAGCAACCCGGATAATAAGATCTTCTTCATAAAACACCCTCCTTTGCTATTCTGAAATTTCTGCAATATTATTTATTCCACACCTGTGTGCCTATGTGCCTGCCTGACGTTGGCCGAGTAGCCGGTGGTTGAGTGCCCCGCCTGACTTCGATACGGCTGAACCACTCAGTCAACGGCGGGGCGTATCGAAACCACCGGCTGTCCTATTCTATGTTTTGGACCTGCTCCCGCATTTTTTCTATCTCTTCCTTAAGCTGAACCGTCAGCTGGGAGATGGCGGCCTGGTTGGCCTTGGCCCCCATGGTATTGGATTCCCGGTTCATCTCCTGCAATAAAAAGTCCATCCGCCGGCCCACCGGCTCCGGTGTCTTCAGGAACTGCTCAAAGGCCTTAAGGTGGATCTTCAGCCGGACGCACTCCTCGGTGATGTCGCAGCGGTCGGCATAGATGGCGGCCTCCTGGGCCAGCCGGCCCTCGTCCACCCCGGTCCCGGCCAGCAGCTTGGCCATTTTGGCCTGCAATTGCTTCCGGTATTCATCCACCCGGCCTTCGGCCAGCTGTTCTATCTGGCTGACCACCCGGCTGATGTTGTTCAGGCGCTTTTTGAACTCGGCCTCCAGCCGTTTCCCCTCCTGCTGCCGCATCCGGTTAAGTTCGTC
Above is a window of bacterium DNA encoding:
- a CDS encoding YicC/YloC family endoribonuclease, whose translation is MIKSMTGFGRAEAKTRDHQIGVEVRSVNNRYSEISLRLPRAFNGLESKIKTLVQQNISRGSVSLVLNYSGQEEASLPSLDIKAARHYHKIMLTLKKELGLKGEIDIRSITAFPDVLTVIPTAFSEQKAWQLIQEPLTRGLDELNRMRQQEGKRLEAEFKKRLNNISRVVSQIEQLAEGRVDEYRKQLQAKMAKLLAGTGVDEGRLAQEAAIYADRCDITEECVRLKIHLKAFEQFLKTPEPVGRRMDFLLQEMNRESNTMGAKANQAAISQLTVQLKEEIEKMREQVQNIE